The following is a genomic window from Bacillus sp. V2I10.
TCTAGGTGGTGCTTCACCTGGTCAACAATAAAAGACAAGTTAATCAATGGCTTAAAACAACCTATAGGAAACTAAAAAACAGGAGGGATACTTTTCCGCATATATACTTTGTGCAAATAATAATTGAATATTTTTCGTCTTGTTAAGCAATTAATTTTTTTATTCAATTAAACCGTCCTTTATTTCTTTCTCCTTTTTTGGGAACGGTTATTGATGCCCCTTTTTCAAAATGGTTAAGAACAAACAATCATAGGTTGCTTTTACTCCCTTTTCATCACGAAAGTGGGTTTCGTATTGGTTTATCAATTCTTTGATAAAAGATGGGCGCTGCAGAGAATTGGCTTTGTTACTATTATTAGCCCCGATTCTTCTGACCGATGTAAAGAATTCATGTACATCACGAAAATGCTCTCGCTCATAAAATTTCTCAACAAATAATTCATAAGATGGAGGTAAGTTACTTTTACAAAGTTTGACAAGATCGTCAGCACTGTAAAATTCCTGTCCTGGACTGCTGGCATTTTCAATCTGGAACTTCTCTTTCGCTTTTTTATAAGAAGAATGAAGTTCTTGAAAGGTTTCTTTTCCAAAGGTTGAAAATGAAAGAGTTCCTTCCTGATTAAGCAGTCCATACATCTTTTTAATGACATTTTGAGGATGGTTCAGCCATTGGAACGTTGCATTTGAGATGATGATATCAAAGGTATGAGAGAATTCCATTTCTTCAATATCTCCGCATAAAAAAGTAATTCGCTCCAAAAACACCCTTTTCTTCGCAACTTCAATCATACCTGGTGCAAGATCAACAGCTGTCAATCTTGCATTCGGAAAAGCTTTACATACTAACTGAGTCAAATAACCTGAACCACAACCAATCTCTAGTATTTTAATTAATTCATCTGACTTTGGGAGTGAACTTATTAATTGATTGGCCATTTTTTTTTGTACCTTCGCATACTGATCATATGTCTTTGCATTATCACTAAACCGTTTCCGTAAAAGCTGTTTATTTATCATCCTGATCAGTCCTTTGTATAAATTGTGTAATCATCTGCATGCATTCACTTGGTCTTGTAAAAAACGGGATATGCCCTGCGTTTTGCAGTAGATATCGTTTGGCTTTTTCGTTCATTTGTTTCTCAATATATAAAGACCCTTCTGAAGGACAAATTGCATCTTTTGTTCCATGAATCAATAAACTATTTGCCTTTATCTTTGATAAGCTTTCTCTAACATTGGTTTCAGCCAGATAGTCTAGCCCTATACATAAGGAATCCAGATCATCTCCTTGAAATTCATGTATGATGAGGTTCGTAAATGTTGAAAATTCTTCCTTTTCCGAACTTGAAAACATCTCATCATAGAAATCTAA
Proteins encoded in this region:
- the bioC gene encoding malonyl-ACP O-methyltransferase BioC, which produces MINKQLLRKRFSDNAKTYDQYAKVQKKMANQLISSLPKSDELIKILEIGCGSGYLTQLVCKAFPNARLTAVDLAPGMIEVAKKRVFLERITFLCGDIEEMEFSHTFDIIISNATFQWLNHPQNVIKKMYGLLNQEGTLSFSTFGKETFQELHSSYKKAKEKFQIENASSPGQEFYSADDLVKLCKSNLPPSYELFVEKFYEREHFRDVHEFFTSVRRIGANNSNKANSLQRPSFIKELINQYETHFRDEKGVKATYDCLFLTILKKGHQ